The following proteins are co-located in the Streptococcus downei MFe28 genome:
- a CDS encoding CDC27 family protein, which produces MLNSEKMIASLDQGDLDHANKYFKKALANDDAETLLSLAQYLESIGFLPQAKEIYLQELATYPDVAINLAQIAAEDGQLEEAFGYLDTIGPDDENYLSALMVTADLYDMEGLSDVAREKMLEASQISQEPLVIFGLAELDYQLENYDQAIKEYAQLDNRDILETTGISTYQRIGRAYASLGKFEAAIEFLEKAVQIEYEDATVFELATILYDQEEYQKANLYFKQLDTINPDFEGYEYVYALSLHEEHRIQEALKLAQQGLSKNEFDSRLLLLASQLSYENHDSKVAESYLLSARDLAEDLEEVLMRLSNLYLEEERYQDVLALEQEDIDSVLTKWNLAKAYQALEREEALEHFQAIAEDLKDNPEFLQDYAYILREFGYHDRARQIAQHYLQLVPDDMNMADFLTDEN; this is translated from the coding sequence GTGCTAAATAGTGAAAAAATGATTGCCTCCCTAGACCAGGGAGATTTGGACCATGCCAATAAATATTTCAAAAAAGCCTTGGCGAATGATGACGCCGAGACTCTTTTGTCTCTAGCCCAGTATCTAGAGAGTATAGGATTTTTACCTCAAGCCAAGGAAATCTACCTCCAGGAGTTGGCTACTTATCCCGATGTCGCCATCAATTTAGCCCAGATTGCAGCTGAAGATGGCCAACTAGAAGAGGCCTTTGGCTATCTGGATACCATTGGTCCAGACGATGAAAATTACCTATCTGCCCTTATGGTCACGGCCGACCTCTATGATATGGAAGGCTTAAGCGATGTGGCCAGGGAGAAAATGCTAGAGGCTTCTCAAATCAGTCAGGAGCCTCTGGTCATCTTTGGCCTGGCGGAACTGGATTACCAGCTGGAAAATTATGACCAAGCGATTAAGGAATATGCCCAACTGGATAACCGAGACATCCTAGAAACCACGGGGATTTCTACCTACCAAAGAATTGGGCGGGCCTACGCCAGCCTAGGAAAGTTTGAAGCAGCCATTGAGTTTCTCGAAAAGGCTGTCCAGATTGAATATGAAGATGCTACGGTCTTTGAGTTGGCCACTATTCTCTATGACCAAGAGGAGTATCAGAAGGCCAACCTCTATTTCAAACAGCTAGATACCATAAACCCTGACTTTGAGGGCTACGAATACGTCTATGCCCTCTCCCTGCATGAGGAGCATAGGATTCAAGAAGCCCTCAAACTAGCCCAGCAGGGTCTATCCAAGAATGAGTTTGATAGTCGGCTCTTGCTTCTGGCCTCCCAGCTCTCCTATGAAAACCACGATAGTAAGGTCGCCGAAAGCTACCTCCTATCGGCCAGGGATTTGGCTGAGGATTTGGAGGAGGTGCTGATGCGCCTATCCAACCTCTATCTGGAAGAGGAGCGCTATCAGGATGTTCTCGCCTTGGAGCAAGAGGATATTGATAGTGTCCTAACCAAGTGGAATCTGGCCAAGGCCTATCAGGCCCTTGAGCGAGAAGAAGCCCTAGAGCATTTTCAAGCCATTGCTGAGGACCTCAAGGATAATCCCGAATTCCTCCAAGATTACGCCTATATTCTAAGAGAATTCGGTTACCATGACCGAGCCCGTCAAATCGCCCAGCACTATCTCCAACTGGTACCAGACGATATGAATATGGCGGACTTCTTGACAGACGAAAATTGA
- a CDS encoding transposase, whose amino-acid sequence MPRLISIFIEYDYPIEQLKSLYTSRWGIETSFHQLKYSIGLVNFHAKKKEGILQEIYARLINFNFCQWLASQVIINKSGRTYDYQICFSDAAYASRLFFIGVLSSPKVEAYLKKHLTPVRPKRSFERRLHPQTVVSFAYRVS is encoded by the coding sequence TTGCCTCGGCTAATTTCGATTTTCATTGAGTATGATTATCCTATTGAACAATTAAAAAGCCTCTATACCAGCAGATGGGGCATAGAGACGAGTTTTCATCAGCTAAAATATAGTATTGGATTGGTCAATTTTCATGCAAAAAAGAAGGAAGGGATACTCCAAGAAATCTATGCCCGCTTAATCAACTTTAACTTTTGCCAATGGCTAGCCTCGCAAGTAATCATCAATAAATCTGGTAGAACGTATGATTATCAGATTTGTTTTTCAGATGCAGCTTATGCTTCTAGGCTATTCTTTATTGGAGTTCTCTCTTCCCCTAAGGTAGAAGCCTACCTCAAGAAACACTTAACACCAGTTCGACCGAAGCGATCCTTTGAACGACGATTACACCCACAAACTGTTGTTAGTTTCGCCTACAGAGTATCATAA
- the ligA gene encoding NAD-dependent DNA ligase LigA, which translates to MENRMKELVDQLNRYAKEYYTQDNPSVSDAQYDKLYRELVDLEKAHPELVQADSPTHRVGGLVLDGFEKYTHEYPLFSLQDAFSREELDDFDRRVKAEFPSASYLAELKIDGLSISLTYVNGQLQIGATRGDGTVGENITENLKRIQDIPLSLAGGQTITVRGEAYLPRASFEAINAKRREEGQDEFANPRNAAAGTLRQLDTAVVAQRKLATFIYQEAGETDFPTQEAVLEGFADMGFVVNPRRIVTSSMDEIWDFIQAVQADRDNLAYDIDGIVIKVNSLAMQEELGFTVKAPRWAIAYKFPAEEKEAKIISVDWTVGRTGVVTPTANLSPVQLAGTTVSRATLHNVDYIADKDIRLDDTVVVYKAGDIIPAVLNVVMAKRQKQLPMEIPETCPSCYSRLVHYEDEVALRCVNPRCPAQLKEKLIHFASRDAMNITGLGPSLIEKVYQAGLIQDVADLYQLTVADLLTLEGVKEKSAAKLYQAIQASKENSAEKLLFGLGIRHVGAKASKQLLEKFGSLGQLMSAKFEAIADIDGLGAVIAQSLQDYFATDGAKQLMRELQEAGLNFDYLGKRVTEDAALSGMTVVLTGKLVSLTRSQAKEKLETLGAKVTGSVSKNTDLVVAGTDAGSKLTKAQELGITIQDEDWLANL; encoded by the coding sequence ATGGAAAATCGTATGAAAGAGCTGGTTGATCAGCTGAATCGCTATGCCAAGGAGTACTATACCCAGGACAATCCTTCAGTCTCAGATGCCCAGTATGACAAGCTTTATCGTGAACTGGTAGACTTGGAGAAGGCCCATCCTGAATTGGTGCAGGCTGATAGTCCCACTCACCGAGTTGGTGGCTTGGTCTTAGACGGTTTTGAAAAATATACCCATGAATATCCTCTCTTTTCCTTGCAGGATGCTTTTTCCCGTGAGGAGTTGGATGATTTTGACCGTCGGGTTAAGGCGGAGTTTCCTTCAGCCTCCTACTTGGCTGAGTTAAAGATTGATGGCCTGTCCATCTCACTGACCTATGTCAATGGCCAATTGCAAATCGGAGCCACTCGGGGGGATGGAACTGTCGGTGAAAATATTACTGAAAATCTTAAGCGGATTCAGGATATTCCTCTCAGCCTAGCTGGGGGTCAAACCATCACGGTTCGGGGGGAGGCCTATCTTCCTAGGGCTTCCTTTGAGGCCATCAATGCCAAGCGTCGGGAAGAGGGGCAGGATGAATTTGCCAATCCCCGTAATGCGGCAGCTGGGACCCTGAGACAGCTGGATACAGCAGTTGTCGCCCAACGTAAATTAGCGACCTTCATCTATCAGGAAGCTGGTGAGACGGATTTTCCAACTCAAGAAGCTGTATTGGAAGGTTTTGCGGACATGGGCTTTGTGGTTAATCCTCGCAGGATTGTCACCAGCTCTATGGATGAGATTTGGGACTTTATTCAAGCAGTCCAAGCGGATCGTGATAACCTAGCCTATGATATTGATGGGATTGTCATCAAGGTTAATAGTCTGGCCATGCAAGAAGAGCTTGGTTTTACCGTCAAGGCGCCCCGTTGGGCCATTGCCTACAAGTTTCCGGCTGAAGAAAAAGAAGCAAAGATTATTTCGGTTGACTGGACGGTGGGTCGGACGGGCGTGGTCACCCCGACTGCTAATCTCAGTCCTGTTCAGCTAGCAGGCACCACCGTCAGTCGAGCTACCCTTCACAATGTTGACTATATTGCTGATAAGGACATTCGGCTGGATGACACGGTTGTGGTATATAAGGCAGGCGACATTATTCCTGCCGTTCTCAATGTGGTCATGGCCAAGCGTCAGAAGCAACTGCCCATGGAGATTCCAGAGACCTGTCCATCTTGTTATAGCCGGCTGGTTCACTACGAGGATGAAGTGGCCCTGCGCTGTGTTAATCCACGTTGTCCAGCCCAGCTCAAGGAAAAACTCATCCACTTTGCCAGTCGTGATGCCATGAATATTACAGGGCTGGGCCCTTCCCTGATTGAGAAAGTTTATCAGGCAGGGCTGATCCAAGATGTGGCTGACCTCTACCAATTGACAGTGGCTGATCTCTTAACACTAGAAGGAGTCAAGGAGAAGTCGGCTGCTAAGCTCTATCAAGCAATACAGGCCTCCAAGGAAAATTCTGCTGAGAAGTTGCTCTTTGGTCTGGGGATTCGCCATGTCGGTGCCAAGGCTAGCAAACAACTCTTGGAGAAGTTTGGCTCTCTGGGCCAGCTGATGTCAGCGAAATTTGAAGCTATTGCAGACATTGACGGTCTGGGTGCTGTTATTGCTCAATCCCTTCAAGACTACTTTGCGACAGACGGGGCCAAGCAACTTATGAGAGAGTTACAGGAAGCTGGCCTCAACTTTGACTACCTAGGTAAAAGGGTGACTGAGGATGCTGCCCTTTCAGGAATGACCGTTGTTCTAACAGGAAAATTAGTCAGCCTCACACGTAGTCAGGCCAAGGAAAAATTAGAAACCCTAGGGGCCAAGGTTACCGGTTCGGTCTCAAAAAATACAGACCTAGTAGTAGCAGGGACAGATGCTGGTTCCAAGCTGACCAAGGCTCAGGAATTAGGCATTACCATTCAAGACGAAGATTGGCTGGCAAATTTATAG
- a CDS encoding F0F1 ATP synthase subunit C: MHLTVLALGLAVMGVSIGEGILVANIAKAAARQPEMFSKLRSLMFIGVAFIEGTFFVLFGLSFVVANL, from the coding sequence ATGCATTTAACTGTTTTAGCACTCGGCCTTGCCGTTATGGGTGTATCAATCGGTGAAGGTATCTTGGTAGCCAACATTGCCAAGGCTGCTGCACGCCAACCAGAAATGTTCAGCAAACTTCGTTCATTGATGTTCATCGGGGTCGCCTTTATTGAAGGTACCTTCTTCGTACTCTTTGGTCTAAGTTTCGTCGTCGCTAACTTGTAG
- a CDS encoding NUDIX hydrolase has product MTKLATICYIDNGKELLLMLRNKKPNDVHEGKWISVGGKLEAGETPEDCAKREIFEETHFTVKEMDFKGIITFPEFTPGHDWYTYVFKVTDFEGELISDEASREGTLEWVPYDQVLSKPTWEGDYEIFKWILEDKPFFSAKFTYDSAGKLVEKAVKFYDK; this is encoded by the coding sequence ATGACCAAACTGGCAACCATCTGTTATATAGATAACGGCAAAGAACTTTTGTTGATGCTCCGCAACAAGAAGCCCAATGATGTCCATGAGGGTAAGTGGATTTCTGTTGGGGGCAAGTTAGAGGCTGGAGAAACCCCAGAAGACTGTGCCAAAAGGGAGATTTTCGAAGAGACCCATTTCACCGTCAAGGAAATGGATTTTAAGGGCATCATTACCTTTCCCGAATTTACACCTGGCCACGACTGGTACACCTATGTGTTCAAGGTGACAGATTTTGAAGGTGAGCTCATTTCTGATGAGGCATCCCGTGAGGGAACGTTAGAATGGGTTCCCTATGATCAGGTTCTCTCTAAGCCCACCTGGGAAGGGGACTATGAGATTTTCAAGTGGATTCTAGAAGACAAGCCCTTTTTCTCTGCCAAATTCACCTATGATTCAGCTGGGAAATTGGTTGAGAAGGCGGTTAAATTTTACGATAAATAA
- the alsS gene encoding acetolactate synthase AlsS: MTEEKIYGADLVVDSLINHDVKYVFGIPGAKIDRVFDTLEDKGPELIVARHEQNAVFMAQGVGRITGQPGVVITTSGPGVSNMATGLVTATDEGDPVLAIGGQVKRADLLKRAHQSMNNMAMMAPITKYAAEVQEPNTISETLANAYRYAKLGKPGASFISIPQDVTDSQVSVKAIKPLTDPKMGSASVDDINYLAQAIRNAALPVLLLGNGASTSRVTGALRRLLEAVKLPVVETFQGAGIVSRELEEETFFGRVGLFRNQPGDMLLKRSDLVIAIGYDPIEYEARNWNAEISARIVVIDTDTAEIDTYFQPERELIGNIEETIDLLLPAISGYRLPEGSVDYLKNLKKELAGDLKFDTNSQAGLLHPLDVIEVLQDQVTDDMTVTVDVGSHYIWMARYFKSYEARHLLFSNGMQTLGVALPWAISAALLRPNTKIVSISGDGGFLFSAQELETAVRLKLPIVHIIWNDGKYDMVKFQEEKKYGRASGVDFGPVDFVKYAESFGAKGYRVDSKDSFQATLRQALAEANQGPVLIDIPIDYKDNTALAETILPEEFY; this comes from the coding sequence ATGACAGAAGAAAAAATTTATGGGGCCGATCTAGTTGTTGATAGTCTCATTAATCATGATGTCAAATATGTTTTCGGAATTCCTGGAGCCAAGATTGACCGAGTTTTTGATACCTTGGAAGACAAGGGGCCTGAATTGATTGTAGCCCGCCATGAACAAAATGCGGTCTTTATGGCTCAGGGGGTAGGACGAATAACGGGTCAACCTGGAGTTGTGATAACAACCTCTGGTCCTGGAGTTTCTAATATGGCTACCGGTCTAGTGACCGCAACCGATGAAGGCGACCCTGTCCTTGCCATTGGTGGCCAAGTTAAGAGGGCTGATTTGCTTAAGAGGGCTCACCAGTCCATGAACAATATGGCCATGATGGCTCCCATTACCAAGTATGCTGCCGAGGTCCAAGAACCTAATACCATTTCTGAAACCTTGGCTAACGCCTATCGCTATGCTAAATTGGGTAAGCCAGGAGCCAGCTTTATTTCTATCCCTCAGGATGTGACTGATAGCCAGGTTTCTGTCAAGGCCATTAAACCTCTGACCGATCCCAAGATGGGCTCAGCCTCGGTTGATGATATTAATTATCTGGCTCAGGCCATCCGCAATGCGGCACTGCCTGTTTTACTTTTGGGAAATGGTGCTTCCACCAGTCGGGTGACTGGGGCTCTCCGTCGTCTCTTAGAGGCCGTTAAATTACCTGTTGTCGAAACCTTCCAAGGGGCAGGAATTGTCTCACGTGAGTTAGAAGAAGAAACCTTTTTCGGTCGGGTAGGCCTCTTTCGTAACCAACCAGGGGACATGCTACTCAAGCGCTCTGACTTAGTGATTGCTATTGGCTATGACCCAATCGAATATGAAGCTCGCAACTGGAATGCTGAAATCTCAGCCCGCATTGTCGTTATTGATACGGATACAGCTGAAATTGACACCTATTTCCAACCCGAGCGAGAATTAATCGGTAATATTGAAGAGACCATTGACCTACTCTTGCCAGCTATTTCTGGCTACCGCTTGCCAGAAGGTTCTGTTGACTACCTAAAAAATTTGAAGAAGGAGTTGGCTGGTGACCTTAAGTTTGATACCAATTCTCAAGCTGGCCTCCTTCACCCTTTGGATGTAATTGAGGTTCTTCAAGACCAAGTTACTGATGATATGACGGTGACGGTTGATGTGGGCAGTCACTATATCTGGATGGCCCGTTATTTCAAGTCCTATGAAGCCCGCCACCTGCTCTTTTCCAACGGGATGCAGACCCTGGGTGTTGCCCTGCCTTGGGCTATCTCGGCAGCCCTCCTACGGCCCAATACCAAAATCGTCTCCATTTCTGGGGATGGTGGTTTCCTCTTTTCCGCTCAAGAGTTGGAAACAGCAGTCCGTCTCAAACTGCCGATTGTCCATATCATTTGGAATGATGGTAAGTATGACATGGTTAAATTCCAGGAAGAAAAGAAGTATGGTCGTGCTTCAGGGGTTGACTTTGGACCAGTTGATTTTGTAAAATATGCGGAGAGTTTCGGTGCCAAGGGCTATCGGGTCGATAGCAAGGACAGCTTCCAAGCCACTCTTAGGCAAGCTCTGGCAGAGGCTAATCAAGGACCTGTATTAATTGATATCCCAATTGATTACAAGGATAATACAGCCCTAGCTGAGACTATCCTACCAGAAGAATTTTATTAA
- the budA gene encoding acetolactate decarboxylase, with the protein MAEVIKLFQYNTLNALFAGLYDGSMTIGELLKHGDLGIGTLDSIDGELVVLDGKAYQTTSKNGNLKVVEVAPTTKVPYAAVVPHQAEVVFKQRYETTDKELEDRIESYYDGANLFRSIKIKGHFKHMHVRMIPQAQSGEKFAEVATRQPEYTAEDVSGTIVGFWTPEMFHGVSVAGYHLHFISEDFSFGGHVMDFVMTDGTVEIGPVDQLDQRFPVQDRNYLFAKFNLDELKEDINKSE; encoded by the coding sequence ATGGCTGAAGTCATTAAACTTTTTCAGTATAATACCTTAAATGCCCTCTTTGCTGGTCTCTACGATGGTTCTATGACCATCGGGGAGTTGCTCAAGCACGGAGACCTAGGCATTGGGACCCTAGATTCTATTGATGGGGAGTTGGTGGTCCTTGATGGCAAGGCTTATCAAACGACTAGTAAAAATGGCAATCTCAAGGTGGTTGAAGTAGCTCCAACAACGAAGGTTCCCTATGCGGCTGTAGTTCCCCACCAAGCAGAAGTGGTTTTTAAGCAACGTTATGAAACGACCGATAAGGAATTGGAAGATCGTATAGAATCCTACTATGATGGGGCTAATCTCTTTCGTTCTATCAAAATTAAGGGACATTTCAAACACATGCACGTCCGCATGATTCCCCAAGCCCAAAGCGGGGAAAAGTTTGCAGAAGTAGCGACCCGTCAGCCTGAGTATACAGCTGAAGATGTTTCGGGGACCATTGTTGGTTTTTGGACACCGGAAATGTTCCATGGGGTTAGCGTCGCTGGTTACCATCTTCACTTTATTTCCGAGGATTTCTCCTTTGGTGGCCACGTCATGGACTTTGTCATGACAGACGGTACCGTTGAAATTGGCCCCGTCGACCAGTTGGACCAACGCTTCCCAGTCCAAGACCGCAACTATCTCTTTGCCAAGTTTAATTTAGACGAATTAAAAGAAGATATTAATAAATCCGAATAG
- a CDS encoding AI-2E family transporter, whose amino-acid sequence MDKKNEKFYESWFYKWVVDNRFVSSLVILILTFLALYLLTRISFIFTALAGFLTVIMLPIVISVLLYYLLKPIVNFVEKHLPINRVMAISLVYLVIVGLLIWGGASFFPMLQEQIMSFINNLPHYIKSVERQVNQVIADNRFEAIRPQLEDWVNNYSSKAIGYAENFSKNIVSWAGDFASAVTRVAIAIIMMPFIVFYLLRDSDKLKGSILKTFPVKWRKPLSRILSDVNTQWQGYVQGQVTVAIVVGIMFSILFSLIDLRYAVALGILAGVLNLIPYLGSFLAMLPAIILGLVAGPWMLIKVLIVFAVEQTIEGRFVSPLVLGTKLSIHPIMILFILLASGSVFGVWGVLLGIPVYSALKVVVKEIFDWYRDFSGLYNEESEQERAK is encoded by the coding sequence ATGGATAAGAAAAACGAAAAATTTTACGAGAGTTGGTTTTACAAGTGGGTGGTTGACAATCGCTTTGTCAGCAGTCTGGTCATTTTAATTTTGACCTTCTTGGCTCTATATCTTTTGACCCGTATCAGCTTTATCTTCACGGCCTTAGCTGGCTTTCTAACGGTCATCATGTTGCCGATTGTCATTTCGGTTCTGCTTTATTACCTCCTCAAGCCCATTGTTAATTTTGTGGAGAAGCACCTGCCCATCAATCGGGTCATGGCCATCAGTCTAGTTTATCTGGTTATTGTTGGTCTCCTAATTTGGGGTGGTGCCAGCTTTTTCCCCATGTTGCAGGAACAGATTATGTCCTTTATCAATAATCTGCCCCACTATATCAAGTCAGTCGAAAGACAGGTGAATCAGGTTATTGCGGACAATCGCTTTGAGGCCATCCGTCCCCAACTGGAAGACTGGGTCAACAACTACAGTAGCAAGGCTATTGGCTATGCTGAGAATTTTTCTAAAAATATTGTCAGCTGGGCTGGCGATTTCGCCTCAGCTGTTACTCGAGTGGCCATCGCCATCATCATGATGCCCTTTATCGTTTTTTACCTCTTGCGTGACAGCGATAAACTTAAAGGCTCCATCCTTAAGACCTTCCCTGTCAAATGGCGCAAGCCTCTGTCTCGGATTCTCAGCGATGTCAACACGCAGTGGCAGGGCTATGTTCAGGGGCAGGTGACCGTGGCTATCGTGGTTGGTATTATGTTTTCTATCCTCTTTAGCCTGATTGACCTGCGCTATGCTGTGGCCTTGGGAATCCTGGCTGGAGTTCTCAACCTCATTCCCTATCTGGGGAGCTTCTTGGCTATGCTGCCAGCTATTATCCTTGGTCTGGTGGCTGGACCCTGGATGTTGATCAAGGTCCTGATTGTCTTTGCGGTTGAGCAGACCATTGAAGGACGTTTTGTGTCCCCCCTGGTCTTGGGCACCAAGCTCAGTATCCACCCCATCATGATTCTCTTTATCCTCTTGGCCTCGGGTTCAGTCTTTGGTGTCTGGGGTGTGCTACTTGGAATTCCAGTCTATTCAGCCCTGAAAGTTGTCGTCAAAGAAATCTTCGATTGGTATCGTGATTTCAGTGGCTTATACAATGAAGAAAGTGAGCAGGAACGTGCTAAATAG
- a CDS encoding GtrA family protein has product MKKIKSLIIWAWNNEAMKYLFFGGLTTLVYLISRIGLFALLKMPLTTTVIANAIAIIFAFVTNDIWVFNQARSGWFPRFIKFTTARLLTLGLDFGMTFVFVTSYPHLIGQFFNDNLEIVNGVVGVISQILIILINYILSKLFIFDNKKID; this is encoded by the coding sequence ATGAAAAAAATTAAATCACTAATTATTTGGGCATGGAATAATGAAGCCATGAAGTATCTCTTCTTTGGTGGCTTGACCACACTAGTCTATCTGATTAGCCGGATTGGCCTCTTTGCCCTCCTAAAGATGCCCCTAACAACAACCGTTATTGCCAATGCTATCGCTATTATTTTCGCTTTTGTCACCAATGACATTTGGGTCTTTAATCAAGCAAGGTCTGGTTGGTTCCCCCGTTTTATCAAGTTTACGACTGCTCGCTTGCTAACCCTGGGGCTTGATTTTGGAATGACTTTTGTCTTCGTCACTAGCTATCCCCATTTAATTGGTCAATTCTTTAATGACAATCTAGAAATCGTCAATGGAGTTGTCGGGGTTATTAGTCAAATTCTAATCATCCTCATCAATTATATCCTGAGTAAACTCTTCATCTTTGATAATAAAAAAATAGACTGA
- a CDS encoding diacylglycerol kinase family lipid kinase yields the protein MRQKRARLIYNPTSGQEIMKKNVGQVLDILEGFGYETSAFQTTPEPDSAKNEASRAAKAGFDLVIAAGGDGTINEVVNGLAPLKKRPKVALIPTGTTNDLARALKIPRGNPIKAAQVIGKNQLIHLDVGRAHGDTYFVNIAAAGTLTELTYNVPSQLKTMIGYLAYLVKGVELLPRVKTVPVKITHDQGVFEDEASMVFAAITNSVGGFETIAPDAKLDDGNFTLIIVKTANLIDIANLVRKLIQGGKHIGDKRIEYIKTSKIVIEPQTDERMMINLDGEYGGDAPITLENLKNHLEFFADTDEISDDAFDLDTEELALEAIAQKFSHEVDELGQGEKDNQE from the coding sequence ATGCGACAAAAACGTGCTCGCCTGATTTATAACCCAACATCAGGTCAAGAAATTATGAAAAAAAATGTGGGTCAGGTTCTGGATATTTTAGAAGGCTTTGGCTATGAGACCTCGGCCTTCCAGACCACACCGGAGCCTGATTCGGCTAAGAACGAAGCCAGTCGGGCTGCCAAGGCTGGTTTTGATTTGGTCATTGCCGCAGGTGGTGATGGCACCATCAACGAGGTGGTCAATGGGCTGGCTCCCCTCAAGAAGCGACCAAAGGTAGCTCTGATCCCGACAGGAACGACTAATGATTTGGCTCGGGCTCTCAAGATTCCCCGTGGCAACCCTATTAAGGCTGCCCAGGTCATTGGAAAAAATCAGCTCATTCATCTCGATGTTGGTCGGGCTCATGGTGATACCTATTTTGTCAATATTGCAGCAGCAGGGACGCTAACCGAGCTAACCTATAATGTGCCCAGCCAGCTCAAGACCATGATTGGCTATCTGGCCTATTTAGTCAAGGGGGTTGAGCTCCTACCTAGGGTCAAGACGGTCCCTGTCAAGATTACCCATGACCAAGGGGTCTTTGAGGATGAGGCTTCCATGGTTTTTGCGGCCATTACCAACTCAGTTGGGGGCTTTGAGACCATCGCACCAGACGCCAAATTGGACGACGGTAATTTCACACTCATCATCGTCAAGACGGCCAATTTAATTGATATTGCCAATCTGGTTCGCAAATTGATTCAGGGGGGCAAGCATATTGGCGACAAGCGAATTGAATACATCAAGACCAGCAAGATTGTCATTGAACCTCAAACCGACGAGCGGATGATGATTAACTTGGATGGTGAATATGGAGGCGATGCCCCAATTACCCTGGAAAATCTTAAGAATCATCTGGAGTTCTTTGCAGATACCGATGAAATTTCAGACGATGCCTTTGATTTAGATACCGAAGAATTAGCCTTAGAAGCCATTGCCCAAAAATTCTCTCACGAAGTTGATGAACTGGGCCAAGGCGAGAAAGACAATCAAGAATAA
- a CDS encoding QueT transporter family protein: MKFTVRDLVQIALVAALYFILTAMPPFNAISYGAYQFRLSEMLNFLAFYKRKYIIALTLGCAISNFYSFGLIDVLVGSAQSLIVVSLGVYLFKKFMDQSILGYNLAFFYFSLFFSASMFIIAAELNLVSQAPFFFTWMTTALGELASLLVGGYLIGLLAKRIDLTK, from the coding sequence ATGAAATTTACCGTTCGTGATTTGGTACAAATCGCCTTGGTGGCAGCTCTCTATTTTATTCTGACAGCTATGCCCCCTTTTAATGCTATTAGCTATGGAGCCTACCAGTTCCGCTTGTCAGAGATGCTTAACTTCTTGGCCTTCTATAAGCGCAAATATATTATTGCCCTGACTTTGGGTTGTGCCATCTCTAATTTTTACAGTTTTGGCCTAATCGATGTTCTTGTCGGAAGTGCTCAGAGCTTGATTGTTGTCAGTCTGGGGGTCTACCTTTTCAAGAAATTTATGGACCAAAGCATTTTAGGCTATAATCTGGCCTTTTTCTACTTTAGCTTGTTCTTTTCAGCTAGTATGTTCATCATTGCTGCTGAATTGAATTTGGTCAGCCAGGCTCCCTTCTTCTTTACTTGGATGACAACAGCCCTGGGAGAGTTAGCCTCCTTGCTTGTCGGCGGTTATCTCATCGGCCTGCTAGCAAAACGCATCGATTTAACTAAATAA